One Oncorhynchus keta strain PuntledgeMale-10-30-2019 chromosome 22, Oket_V2, whole genome shotgun sequence DNA window includes the following coding sequences:
- the LOC118401366 gene encoding kelch-like protein 25, protein MSVSVHENRKSRTSTGSMNISLFHKPSHPDSVLTHLNTLRKQCMFTDVTLWAGDRSFPCHRAVLAACSRYFEAMFSGGLRESLDNEVNFRDSVHPEVLELLLDFAYSSRVIINEENAESLLEAGDMLQFHDIRDAAAEFLEKNLHLSNCLGMMLLSDAHQCKQLYELSWSMCLVHFEALRDTEDFYGLNKDKLLNLILSDELEIEDEHIVFNAVMRWVRYDLDGRRDDLPELLGGIRLALLPSECLIEAVACEELVMSDKRSRQIVEEAMQCKKKILQNDGVVTSPCARPRKAGHTLLILGGQTFMCDKIYQVDHKAKEIIPKSVLPSPRKEFSACAIGCKVYVTGGRGSENGVSKDVWIYDTVHEEWSKGAPMLIARFGHGSAELENWLYVVGGHTAIAGIFPASPSVSLKQVERYDPLTNKWTMMALLRDGVSNAAVVSAKLKLFVFGGTTIHRDKASKVQCYDPLENRWAIAAECPQPWRYTAAAVLGSQIFIMGGDTEFTAASAYRFDCETNQWSRVGDMTSKRMSCHAVASGNKLYVVGGYFGTQRCKTLDCYDPTSDSWNSITTVPYSLIPTAFVSTWKHLPA, encoded by the coding sequence ATGTCAGTCAGCGTCCATGAAAACCGTAAGTCCCGGACCAGCACGGGCTCCATGAACATCTCACTGTTCCATAAGCCCTCACATCCAGACAGCGTGCTCACCCACCTCAACACCCTCCGCAAGCAGTGCATGTTCACTGATGTGACGCTGTGGGCGGGGGACCGCTCCTTCCCCTGCCATCGGGCGGTACTGGCCGCATGCAGCCGCTACTTTGAGGCGATGTTCAGTGGCGGGCTCCGTGAGAGCCTGGACAACGAGGTGAACTTCAGAGACAGTGTGCATCCAGAGGTGTTGGAGCTGCTGCTGGACTTTGCCTACTCTTCACGTGTCATCATCAACGAGGAGAACGCAGAGTCGTTGCTGGAGGCGGGAGACATGCTGCAGTTCCACGACATCAGAGACGCTGCTGCGGAGTTCCTGGAGAAGAACCTGCATTTGTCCAACTGCCTGGGTATGATGCTACTGTCTGATGCCCACCAATGCAAACAGCTGTATGAGCTCTCCTGGAGCATGTGCCTGGTGCACTTTGAGGCGTTGCGGGACACAGAGGACTTCTACGGCCTCAACAAAGACAAGCTGCTGAACCTGATCCTCAGCGACGAGCTGGAGATCGAGGACGAGCATATCGTGTTCAATGCTGTGATGCGCTGGGTGCGCTACGACCTGGACGGCCGCAGAGACGACCTCCCTGAGCTGCTGGGTGGAATCCGCCTGGCCCTGCTGCCCTCTGAGTGTCTGATTGAGGCGGTGGCCTGCGAGGAGCTGGTGATGTCAGACAAGAGGAGCCGGCAGATAGTGGAGGAGGCTATGCAGTGCAAGAAGAAGATCCTGCAAAACGATGGGGTGGTCACCAGCCCATGTGCCCGGCCCCGCAAGGCAGGCCACACGTTGCTCATCTTGGGAGGACAGACCTTCATGTGTGATAAGATCTACCAGGTGGACCACAAAGCCAAGGAGATCATTCCCAAGTCGGTCTTGCCCAGTCCCAGGAAAGAGTTCAGCGCCTGTGCAATTGGCTGTAAGGTCTACGTGACTGGGGGGAGGGGTTCTGAGAACGGGGTGTCCAAGGATGTTTGGATCTATGACACGGTCCACGAGGAGTGGTCTAAAGGAGCTCCCATGTTGATAGCACGGTTTGGCCATGGTTCAGCTGAACTGGAGAACTGGCTGTATGTGGTGGGTGGCCACACTGCCATAGCAGGCATCTTCCCAGCCTCCCCCTCAGTCTCCCTCAAACAGGTAGAGCGGTATGACCCACTCACCAACAAATGGACCATGATGGCGCTGCTCAGAGATGGTGTTAGCAATGCAGCTGTGGTCAGCGCCAAGCTAAAGCTGTTTGTGTTTGGTGGTACCACCATACACAGAGACAAGGCCTCAAAGGTGCAGTGCTACGACCCTCTAGAGAACCGCTGGGCCATCGCAGCAGAATGTCCGCAACCGTGGAGATACACAGCCGCTGCTGTTCTGGGCAGCCAGATCTTCATAATGGGCGGAGACACTGAGTTCACCGCCGCCTCCGCCTACCGCTTTGACTGTGAGACCAACCAGTGGTCTCGTGTTGGGGACATGACTTCTAAAAGAATGAGCTGCCATGCGGTGGCCTCTGGGAACAAACTGTACGTGGTGGGGGGCTACTTTGGGACGCAGCGCTGCAAGACGCTAGACTGTTATGACCCCACGTCTGATAGCTGGAACAGTATAACCACAGTGCCTTACTCACTAATTCCCACTGCGTTTGTAAGCACCTGGAAACATCTACCTGCCTAG